The following are encoded together in the Zingiber officinale cultivar Zhangliang chromosome 8A, Zo_v1.1, whole genome shotgun sequence genome:
- the LOC122011155 gene encoding protein SRC2-like yields MDYRTLEITLGSAKGLKQVNVFSKMAVYAVVSVSSDRRSSHRTPSDPHGGRNPIWHSTLRLAVPAEGALSGSHSLHILLRTERACPLGDRDVGEVRVPLADLFNSEGNEGRRSVRHISYQVCPIGSGRPKGVLNFSYKLGERIPAPDPDPITDFAYPSAVDAHGARPCYRDSRRARDGDAPHLVDPYSPPL; encoded by the coding sequence ATGGATTACCGCACGCTGGAGATCACATTGGGCTCGGCCAAGGGCCTGAAGCAAGTCAACGTCTTCTCCAAGATGGCTGTCTATGCCGTCGTCTCCGTCTCCAGCGACCGCCGATCGTCCCACCGCACGCCTTCTGATCCGCACGGCGGGCGCAACCCTATCTGGCATTCGACCCTGCGCCTCGCCGTCCCCGCTGAAGGCGCCCTCTCCGGCAGCCACTCGCTCCACATCCTCCTCCGCACCGAGCGCGCCTGCCCCCTCGGCGATCGCGACGTCGGCGAGGTCCGCGTGCCCCTCGCCGATCTGTTCAACTCGGAGGGAAACGAGGGACGGCGGAGCGTCCGGCACATCAGCTACCAGGTTTGCCCGATCGGGTCGGGCAGACCGAAAGGGGTGCTCAATTTCTCTTACAAGCTCGGCGAGCGCATCCCGGCGCCGGATCCTGATCCGATCACCGACTTCGCCTACCCGTCCGCCGTGGACGCTCACGGCGCGCGGCCTTGCTACCGTGACAGCAGGCGAGCTCGTGACGGCGACGCTCCCCATCTAGTCGACCCCTATTCGCCGCCCCTGTGA
- the LOC122010042 gene encoding 40S ribosomal protein S9-2-like, producing the protein MVHVSFYRNYGKTFKKPRRPYEKERLDAELKLVGEYGLRCKRELWRVQYALSRIRNAARELLTLDEKNPRRIFEGEALLRRMNRYGLLGEGQNKLDYVLALTVENFLERRLQTLVFKSGMAKSIHHARVLIRQRHIRVGRQVVNIPSFMVRVDSAKHIDFSLTSPFGGGRPGRVKRKNQKAAAKKAAGGDGDEDDEE; encoded by the exons ATGGTGCATGTCAGCTTCTACCGCAACT ATGGGAAGACCTTCAAGAAGCCCCGCCGGCCCTACGAGAAGGAGCGGCTGGACGCGGAGCTGAAGCTGGTGGGTGAGTATGGCCTCCGGTGCAAGCGCGAACTGTGGAGAGTCCAGTACGCATTGAGCCGTATCCGGAACGCTGCCAGGGAGCTTCTCACCCTCGACGAGAAGAACCCCCGCCGGATCTTTGAGGGCGAGGCCCTGCTCCGGAGGATGAACCGTTACGGACTCCTGGGGGAGGGTCAGAACAAGCTCGATTACGTTCTTGCGCTTACTGTGGAGAACTTTCTGGAACGCCGCCTTCAGACGCTCGTGTTCAAGTCAGGGATGGCCAAGTCGATCCACCACGCTCGTGTACTGATCAGGCAGCGACACATCAG AGTCGGAAGGCAAGTTGTCAACATTCCTTCATTTATGGTTAGAGTCGATTCTGCCAAGCATATCGATTTCTCATTGACTAGTCCATTTGGAGGTGGCCGTCCTGGAAGAGTTAAGAGAAAGAACCAGAAGGCTGCTGCAAAGAAGGCAGCCGGAGGCGACGGTGATGAGGATGATGAGGAATGA